CGGGTCACCCCGTCCACCATCGCCTCGAGGCTGACGTGGATCGCCGCGACGCACCCCGGCTCGATCCTGACGCTTCCGGAGTCAATGAGCTTGTCGGTGACGACATACTCCCAATCCGTTCGTACCTCGTCGATTTCGACGTTCATGGCCTCCGCCATGAGAAGCGGACTCGCCTTCCACCCGAACTCGGCGAACTGCAGCCGAGTGTCGCGCAGCGTATCTTCGACGTCAGGACGGTTGCCCATCCCCATGATGTTGTTCAACAAGGACAGGTCCTCGTAAAACGGCAGGATACAGAAAACCTCCTCAGTGTCGATGCGGTCAAAGCTCACGCACCCCGTGACGAGTTTCGTCGGCAGGTAGTCATCCATGAAACCGGGAGAAATGCCAGTGATGTGAAAGGAGGAGCCCCCCTCCTTGCACGCGGCTTCAAACCGCTCGGCAGTGTCGGGGGCTGACGAGGGAAGGAGCATAGTCAACGGGCTTGACCCTGTTACGTTGATCCCTGCCCGGAGGATTCGGCAGATCTCCTCGGCCACCTCGTCACGGCCGGACCAGTCGGCCCCGGTGTAAACGACGCAATCAGTCTCAAGCTCGAGCAACGCATCGACGTCACGGGTAGCGCGCACGCCCACCGCAGGGAGACCGCACAACTCGCCAGCGTCGAGCCCCTCTTTGCCCGGTGAGTACACCCGCAGCCCCACGAGCTCCATGCGAGGGTCCGTGATGATCGTCCGCAGGGCGGAGCGACCAACGCTTCCTGGCCCAAAGTGGGTAACTCGATACATCTAACGCCCCTTCTGATCGGTTCGAAATAGATTGAATAACACCAGCATTTGCGTAGCAAACACCAGGACTGCAAATGCTGTCAATGCCTGTGAAGTAGCCACTCACTATTTTTGTTTGCCAGCTGATAGGTTCTGGTCGTGACGGATTTGAGACTCGACTTCGAAGGCCGACGACGCTGATGGCAACTGCAACGCCGAGGTTCGTGAGGCCGACCATCGGCGTTGCACCGGCAGATAGACGTCAATCTGGATCCGCTTCGCAAACGAAAGGCGAGAGTGTGTGCTGGAGGCCGGGCAACAGGCGTGAATAACTCGACACGATCGACGGGTCGTCCCGGTTCGCTCTGTGGCGCAGGACAATCCTGCCTATCGTGACGCGCTTGCCCCAGCTATCACGTGGCTACAAAGCTCGGCCGATCGTCACCTCGTGATGATGAAGTCATTGTCGCGATGCACGGTCAATAACGCGGTCATCCGTTTGCGGTCGAACGGCCAGAGGTCGATATGGTTGTCGTCGGCGAAGTACCAAGAGTTGCAGCCCGTCGTCCATACGGTAGGACCCATGGCCTCGGCTACGTCGTCGACGAAGCGGCTGGTGGCCTCCTCGGTGACTTCAACGGTGGTGATGTCGCCGTCGCGGAATCGCTGCAACCAGCCGGTGATATAGCGTGCGGTCGTCTCGGCTACCAGTTGCAGAGACATCGATCCGCTGGGCGAGTTCGGCCCAAGAATCGTGAACAGGTTTGGGAATCCAGGGATAGCGGTCATCGCCCAAGCCCGCGGGCCCTTGGCCCAGGCGTCATCGATGGACAGCCCATCGCGACCCCGCAACGCCATCGGCCGCATGTAGTTGTGTGCCTCGAAGCCGGTCGCGAGGATGATCGCGTCGACGTCATGATGGACGCCATCTGCGGTTTCGATTCCCGCTGGGGTGACCTTCGCGATGGGCTCGCTGACTAATCTTGCGTTCGGCCTCGCAATGGCGCGGTAGTAATCGCCGGACATCACCTGGCGTTTGCAGAATGGCTGGTAGTCCGGAGTCAGCGCCGCGCGCAGAGCCCGGTCTCGAACCAAGACGCGCAGACAAGTGCGGGCATACGCCTGCGCCATTCGCCTTCGCCAGGTAGGACGGATGACCAAATCGACTGCGAGATCCGTTCCAATGCGCTGGATCCAGTCCACTATCCATTCCAGCCCAGGAACCGCCGAAAGCGCCCGACGGACGATACGCGGTTGCGGCAACGTCATCGGCATCCACATCACCCATTGCGGAGTGCGGGTGAAGTGCGAGATATGGGCAGCTTCGGGCTGCAACGCCGAGAAGACCTGAACCCCCGTTGATCCGGTACCGATCACGGCGAGGCGTTTGCCAACGGTGTCGATATCCTGCCAGCGAGCGGTGTGCACTATCGGTCCAGCGAAGGAGTCCAGACCCGAAATCACTGGGATGAAGGGGTGATGCAGCACACCAGTGGCCGAGATGAGGAAATCAGCGTCGAACCGCTCTCCAGTTCCGGTCTCGATTCTCCACCGATTGTCCTTGAACTCGGCGGAGGTGACCTCGCACCCCAGCTTCAGATGCGGTTGAAGCTGTAACTGATCGACCACGTCGCGGTGATACCGCTGGATCTCTGCGCCCGGAGCCCAGAAATGCGTCCAATTCGGATTAGGGGCGAAAGCAAATTGATACATGTGCGACGGAACGTCACACCTCAAACCAGGGTAGCGATTCCAATGCCATACACCACCGACGTCGGAACCCTTTTCCAGGATGACGAAGTTGGTGAAGTCGGCCTCCTGCAACGCGTGAGCAGCAGCGATCCCGGCCATGCCAGCACCGACGATGACGACTCGCGGCTCCCGCCGAACACTTTTCGCGGCATCCGCGTGTCGATGTGCTCGAGTCAATCCGGTTCTCCGATCACGCTTATTGATATCTCAGGCCCACGGCGATTGCAGGCCGATCATCACAAAGTCGCGGCTGAGACATCTGCGACAGAGGCACGCGCTCTCCGTCGTTCCACGCTTGCCTCTGTCGCTGATGTAACAGAACCTAGCATCGCCGGTAGATATTAGCAAGCGCTTACTTATGTCACGGGTTAGCCCGCGGTTGGGTACGGCAAAACGCTCGAATAGCCACCGCGAGCCATCGTGAGCAGAGTGCGCTCGCCAATTACACACCCCGAGGACGCCGGTTGCCGTTCCAGTGCGCCGTCGGTCTTGTAGACAGTGAGTACTTACCCCTATAGTTCTGCCCATGGCCGAAACAGGTCTTCCGCGCCAGCGGCATTCAGTAGAACGGCCGCGGTTCGTCACGGCAGGGTGCCCGTCGCACCATGGCGACGCAGCCTCGCGACGCGAGGGGCGACAGCAGCCGGTGCATAGGCGTTTACGTGATCACACCTTGCGTCACTCACATTGTTCGAGCTCGGCCCGCGCGACACCCAAATCCGCATGTCGCCAGCGATGGTGCACCGTCCCGATAGCCATGATCGCCACGGCTCTTTACGTGGGCGCCTCAGTCGCGCCTCATGCCCGAGCCGATCCCACGTCCAACTTGAAAGAAGCGGTAACACAGCTCCGTAACGGAACGTCGTGTGGGTCCATTCGCTACGACGCGATTGCGGAGCAAGTAGCTCAGGTAATCACCCGAACCAACGACGAGTACATCAGTCACGTCGCAAAAGACATACCGCCCCAAGACCCACTACCAGGACTCAAGGATCTGGGCTACAAGGGGAAAAAAGCCAAACTGCTACTCGGAGCTGCCAAGAACGAGGCGGATGCGATCAAAGGCGCGCTCATCGAGGGCTACGCCTCGTTGCCCGATTGCTCTTACACAGACTATGGCGCCGACGTGCGGACCAATGCATCGACGGGCTTAATTTTGACCGCCATCGTGCTGGCTGGACCCTAGCGAACCGTGGTTGCGATGAGGGAGAACCAGCGCCGGCGAGAGCGCGCGAGTCCGGCACAACGGTGATTCGACGTCGACCTTCACCTTCTGGCCGACCACGAGAGACGAGTTGTATACCCACACAACCAGAAAGACCAATCCGTTGCATCGCATTCTCTCTATCATCGTCGCACTTTTAAGTTTCGTAACCACCGTTGCGACGGCGCCCGCCGCCGGTGCCGCCGAAACAGTGACATATGAGGTCACGTCGTACAACATTGACTCCGCCGAGGTGGAGTACTACGACACCGCCGGCCGGCAACTCCCGGGCCAAGTACCCCTGCCGTGGCGGATCAACGCGGCGGTGGTCAATCCCAAGAGCAACGACGCCGAGGTTCGTGCTAATTGGCGTCCAACACAAGGAGTGTCGAAGTGGGTCACGGTTCGGATCTACTATCGGGGCAGCATGCTCTGCGAGAACAC
The sequence above is drawn from the Mycobacterium marseillense genome and encodes:
- a CDS encoding flavin-containing monooxygenase; the encoded protein is MAGIAAAHALQEADFTNFVILEKGSDVGGVWHWNRYPGLRCDVPSHMYQFAFAPNPNWTHFWAPGAEIQRYHRDVVDQLQLQPHLKLGCEVTSAEFKDNRWRIETGTGERFDADFLISATGVLHHPFIPVISGLDSFAGPIVHTARWQDIDTVGKRLAVIGTGSTGVQVFSALQPEAAHISHFTRTPQWVMWMPMTLPQPRIVRRALSAVPGLEWIVDWIQRIGTDLAVDLVIRPTWRRRMAQAYARTCLRVLVRDRALRAALTPDYQPFCKRQVMSGDYYRAIARPNARLVSEPIAKVTPAGIETADGVHHDVDAIILATGFEAHNYMRPMALRGRDGLSIDDAWAKGPRAWAMTAIPGFPNLFTILGPNSPSGSMSLQLVAETTARYITGWLQRFRDGDITTVEVTEEATSRFVDDVAEAMGPTVWTTGCNSWYFADDNHIDLWPFDRKRMTALLTVHRDNDFIITR